A genome region from Brassica oleracea var. oleracea cultivar TO1000 chromosome C2, BOL, whole genome shotgun sequence includes the following:
- the LOC106324647 gene encoding putative GEM-like protein 8 gives MTMSTVHQQVLALPADKTAPSGYLSDLASINKLHIPTSSKQIKGKSVLRKKKTDSFTNGTRDQSKLGPKLTETVKRKLSLGAKIIQMGGLEKIYKRLFRVHEEEKLFKAYQCYLSTTAGPIAGLLFISSKKIAFCSERSIKVASPQGDNVRVHYKVSIPLCKINGLNQSVNTKKPSQKYLEVVTVDGFEFWFMGFLSNKKAYNCLEQALCLSMEQ, from the coding sequence ATGACAATGAGCACAGTCCACCAACAAGTTCTTGCACTTCCAGCTGACAAGACTGCTCCATCAGGTTACTTGTCTGACCTAGCTTCCATCAACAAGCTCCATATCCCAACATCTTCCAAACAAATCAAGGGAAAATCTGTTCTGAGAAAGAAGAAAACCGATAGCTTCACAAACGGAACAAGAGATCAGAGCAAGTTAGGGCCCAAGCTGACTGAAACAGTCAAGAGAAAACTATCCTTGGGAGCTAAGATCATTCAAATGGGAGGCTTAGAGAAGATTTATAAACGTCTCTTCAGAGTCCACGAAGAAGAGAAACTCTTCAAGGCCTACCAATGTTACCTATCCACAACCGCAGGTCCCATCGCAGGCTTACTCTTCATCTCATCAAAGAAGATTGCTTTCTGCAGCGAGAGATCTATCAAAGTGGCTTCTCCTCAGGGAGATAACGTCAGGGTTCACTACAAAGTGTCAATACCACTGTGCAAGATCAATGGATTGAACCAGAGTGTGAACACGAAGAAGCCCTCTCAGAAATACCTAGAAGTAGTCACTGTGGATGGCTTTGAGTTCTGGTTTATGGGTTTCTTGAGCAACAAGAAAGCTTACAACTGTCTCGAGCAAGCGCTTTGTCTGAGCATGGAGCAATAA
- the LOC106324640 gene encoding F-box/LRR-repeat protein 2-like yields MASVCVNDALTDDELRCVLSKLDRDKDKEVFSLVCKRWLYLQSTDRKKLAARAGPHLLGRLALRFTQIVELDFSQSVSRSFYPGVTDSDLTVIAEGFRCLRVLNLHNCKGITDTGLASIGRCLSLLQFLDVSYCRKLSDKGLSSVAEGCHDLRTLHLAGCRLITNESLKSLSERCRDLEALGLQGCTNITDSGLADLVKGCRKIKSLDINKCSNIGDAGVTSVAKACAYSLKTLKLLDCYKVGNESISSLAQFCKNLETLIIGGCRDISDESIMLLAHSCRDSLKNLRMDWCLNISDSSLTCILKQCKNLDALDIGCCEEVTDNAFRDLGSGDVMGLKVLKVSNCPRITVKGIGKVLEKCKSLEYIDVRSLPYVTEVRCSEAGLEFPKCCKVNFSGSLTEPDVLLGYSSLP; encoded by the exons ATGGCTTCGGTCTGCGTTAATGATGCTTTAACCGACGACGAGCTGAGATGTGTATTGTCCAAGCTAGACAGAGACAAAGACAAGGAAGTGTTCAGTCTTGTCTGCAAGAGGTGGCTATATCTGCAGAGCACAGACCGGAAGAAGCTGGCGGCGCGTGCTGGTCCACACTTGCTTGGCCGTCTCGCCCTCAGGTTCACTCAAATCGTCGAGCTGGACTTCTCTCAGTCAGTCTCCAGGTCGTTTTATCCAGGTGTCACTGATTCTGACCTCACTGTCATAGCCGAGGGGTTTAGGTGTCTCAGAGTTCTCAATCTCCACAACTGCAAAG GTATTACAGATACTGGTTTGGCCTCAATAGGGAGGTGTCTTTCTTTACTGCAGTTTCTGGATGTATCATACTGCAGAAAACTCTCAGACAAAGGACTATCATCTGTTGCAGAAGGCTGCCATGACCTAAGGACATTGCATCTAGCTGGTTGTCGTCTCATCACCAACGAGTCTCTAAAATCACTCTCTGAGAGATGCCGTGACTTGGAAGCTCTCGGCCTTCAAGGCTGCACCAATATCACTGATTCAGGCCTTGCTGATCTTGTAAAAGGATGCAGAAAGATAAAAAGTTTGGATATCAATAAATGCAGCAATATAGGAGATGCTGGAGTAACCAGTGTGGCCAAAGCTTGTGCATATTCACTCAAGACGCTCAAGTTGCTTGACTGTTACAAAGTTGGGAACGAATCTATATCGTCTCTTGCTCAGTTTTGCAAGAATTTGGAGACTCTGATCATCGGTGGATGCAGAGACATCTCTGATGAATCTATCATGTTACTTGCACATTCTTGTAGAGACAGCCTCAAGAACCTGAGGATGGATTGGTGCTTGAACATATCTGACTCTTCCCTTACTTGTATTCTGAAGCAGTGCAAGAACTTGGACGCTCTTGATATCGGTTGCTGTGAAGAGGTTACAGACAATGCTTTCCGTGATTTGGGGAGTGGTGATGTTATGGGTTTGAAGGTTTTGAAGGTGAGTAACTGTCCCAGGATCACAGTGAAAGGGATAGGCAAGGTTTTGGAGAAATGCAAGTCCCTGGAGTATATAGATGTAAGGTCTCTTCCTTATGTGACAGAGGTAAGATGCAGTGAGGCTGGCCTAGAGTTCCCTAAATGTTGTAAAGTTAACTTCTCTGGAAGTTTAACCGAACCAGATGTTCTGTTGGGATACTCTAGTCTGCCCTAA
- the LOC106324641 gene encoding putative GEM-like protein 8 gives MTMSTLHQQVLALARTKTVPSGYLSDLASINKLQIPTSSKNSEQIKGKSILRKKKTESFTKGARDQNKLGPKLTETVKRKLSLGAKILQMGGLEKIYKRLFKVYEEEKLFKAYQCYLSTTAGPIAGLLFISSKKIAFCSERSIKVASPQGDNVRVHYKVSIPLCKINGVKQSVDTKKPSQKYLEVVTVDGFEFWFMGFLSNKKAFNCLEQALSLSLEQ, from the coding sequence ATGACAATGAGCACACTCCACCAACAAGTTCTTGCACTTGCAAGAACCAAGACTGTTCCATCAGGTTACTTATCTGACCTAGCTTCCATCAACAAGCTCCAAATCCCAACATCTTCCAAGAACTCCGAACAAATCAAGGGAAAATCAATTCTGAGAAAGAAGAAAACCGAGAGCTTCACAAAAGGAGCTAGAGATCAAAACAAGTTAGGCCCCAAGCTGACTGAAACAGTCAAGAGAAAGCTATCCTTGGGAGCTAAGATCCTTCAAATGGGAGGCTTAGAGAAGATTTACAAACGTCTCTTTAAAGTCTACGAAGAAGAGAAGCTCTTCAAGGCTTACCAGTGTTACCTATCCACAACCGCAGGTCCCATCGCAGGCTTACTCTTCATCTCATCAAAGAAAATTGCTTTCTGCAGCGAGAGATCTATCAAAGTGGCTTCTCCTCAGGGAGATAACGTCAGGGTTCACTACAAAGTGTCAATACCATTGTGCAAGATCAACGGAGTGAAGCAGAGTGTAGACACGAAGAAGCCATCTCAGAAATACCTTGAAGTAGTCACTGTGGATGGCTTTGAGTTCTGGTTCATGGGTTTCTTGAGTAACAAGAAAGCTTTCAACTGTCTAGAGCAAGCACTTTCTCTGAGCTTGGAGCAATAA
- the LOC106324528 gene encoding uncharacterized mitochondrial protein AtMg00310-like, translating to MCWVSWDRLTNPKAMGGLGLRDIQLFNQALLAKLTWRIITVPDCLLARILKGKYCQRQGFLDTNLPSACSHGWRSILFGRDLLKDNIGKAIGNGQTTAVWKDSWISLDDNVKPYGPIQEEEQGLKNSYLSFQQRS from the exons ATGTGCTGGGTCTCTTGGGATCGTTTGACTAATCCAAAAGCTATGGGAGGATTGGGACTAAGGGACATTCAGTTGTTCAATCAAGCGTTACTGGCTAAACTGACATGGAGAATCATCACGGTCCCTGATTGCCTATTAGCGAGAATCCTAAAAGGAAAATACTGTCAGAGACAAGGCTTCCTAGATACAAATCTACCAAGTGCTTGCTCACATGGATGGAGAAGTATCCTTTTTGGGAGAGACCTCCTAAAAGACAACATTGGAAAGGCCATTGGTAATGGACAGACAACCGCAGTCTGGAAGGACTCATGGATCTCCCTAGACGACAATGTTAAACCCTATGGACCTATTCAAGAGGAAG AGCAAGGGTTGAAAAATTCTTACCTGAGCTTTCAACAAAGATCATGA